One segment of Syntrophorhabdales bacterium DNA contains the following:
- a CDS encoding HD domain-containing phosphohydrolase gives MHWVGERDTGAGVTNQIRILVVEDESVVSKDIQESLKGLGYGVCGTASAGEEAIRKAESLQPDLVLMDIVLKGDIDGVEAAETIRSKFHIPVIYLTAYSDEYTLNRAKVTEPSGYILKPFDERELHTTIEVAMYRHTMQKRLKESERWFGTTLRSIGDAVIATNTQGRITFMNPVAEVLTGWKLPEALDKDLSEVFSVRDEDGCILLKNPVAKVLEEGLVIDLRNNILIGKDGSKLIVDDSAAPIVDDNGTIVGAVLVFRDVSERQKAEQKRTKMNSLLMAVRNMNESLLRVKSEPELFQQICESLVTVEDFKLVTISLLDKDRYEIRPVAHAGSADGFLIFCTLSWDELAAGRGPTGTAISTGAPCVVNDTQHDPSYAPWKAEAMNRGFRSTIALPLVSNGEVMGSLEVYSGEKDSFGAEEIEFLMEAAGDITVALKSLRLETELATSLQGMKKALTQTVEAIACMSEMRDPYTAGHQRRVAKLASAVAQEMGMSEDQIEGIRVSGFLHDVGKIVVPAEILSKPGRINDAELSLIRTHSSVGYEILKLLEFPWPVAKAVLQHHERRNGSGYPAGLTAEALTVEAEILAVADVVESMASRRPYREALGIDKALEEISEKKGILYSPQVVDACLRLFRQRGFTFDEKG, from the coding sequence GTGCATTGGGTAGGTGAACGGGATACCGGCGCTGGAGTCACGAACCAGATCCGGATCCTTGTTGTTGAAGATGAGAGTGTTGTCTCCAAGGACATTCAGGAGAGCCTGAAAGGCCTTGGATACGGCGTATGCGGCACGGCCTCTGCGGGTGAGGAGGCAATCAGGAAAGCAGAGTCGCTGCAACCCGACCTCGTTCTCATGGATATTGTACTGAAGGGCGACATCGACGGCGTGGAAGCCGCAGAGACAATTCGATCCAAGTTTCACATCCCGGTAATTTATCTCACTGCGTACTCAGACGAGTATACGTTAAACCGGGCAAAAGTCACCGAACCTTCGGGGTATATCCTTAAGCCGTTTGATGAGAGAGAATTACACACGACCATCGAAGTTGCCATGTACCGCCATACCATGCAGAAACGGCTCAAAGAGAGCGAGCGATGGTTTGGTACCACTCTCAGGAGCATAGGCGACGCGGTCATAGCCACCAATACACAGGGACGCATCACGTTCATGAATCCTGTAGCAGAGGTCCTGACAGGCTGGAAGCTTCCGGAGGCTCTCGACAAGGACCTCAGCGAAGTCTTCAGTGTCAGGGATGAGGACGGATGCATTCTGCTCAAGAACCCGGTAGCAAAGGTACTGGAGGAAGGCCTTGTTATTGATCTGAGAAACAACATACTTATCGGGAAGGACGGCAGCAAGCTCATCGTGGATGACAGCGCTGCTCCAATTGTAGACGACAACGGGACCATAGTCGGTGCAGTGCTCGTTTTCAGGGATGTGAGTGAGAGGCAGAAGGCCGAGCAGAAACGGACAAAGATGAACAGTCTGCTTATGGCCGTCCGGAACATGAACGAGAGCCTGCTTCGGGTGAAAAGCGAGCCCGAGCTTTTTCAACAGATCTGTGAATCTCTCGTGACGGTTGAGGATTTCAAGCTGGTCACCATAAGCCTTCTTGATAAGGACCGATATGAGATCAGACCAGTGGCCCATGCGGGTTCAGCCGATGGTTTTCTCATCTTCTGCACCCTTTCGTGGGACGAATTGGCTGCCGGCCGCGGCCCCACAGGAACAGCGATCTCCACCGGAGCGCCCTGCGTTGTGAATGATACACAACACGATCCTTCGTATGCCCCGTGGAAGGCGGAGGCCATGAACCGTGGCTTCAGATCGACCATTGCCCTGCCGCTCGTCAGCAATGGTGAAGTGATGGGGAGCCTCGAAGTCTATTCCGGGGAAAAGGATTCCTTCGGCGCTGAGGAGATAGAGTTCTTGATGGAGGCTGCAGGCGACATAACAGTGGCATTGAAGTCTCTCCGTTTGGAGACCGAGCTTGCCACGAGCCTTCAGGGCATGAAGAAAGCCCTTACTCAAACCGTGGAAGCTATAGCGTGCATGAGTGAAATGCGGGATCCTTATACGGCTGGTCATCAGCGCCGGGTTGCGAAGCTCGCGTCAGCAGTGGCTCAAGAGATGGGCATGTCTGAAGACCAGATCGAAGGCATCAGGGTCAGCGGCTTTCTCCACGATGTCGGCAAGATCGTTGTGCCTGCAGAAATACTGAGCAAACCCGGCCGCATCAACGATGCAGAATTGAGCCTCATCAGGACTCATTCCAGCGTCGGCTACGAAATACTCAAACTCCTGGAATTCCCTTGGCCTGTCGCCAAAGCTGTGCTCCAGCATCATGAACGCCGCAACGGCTCAGGCTATCCGGCCGGGCTTACGGCTGAGGCGCTGACGGTAGAGGCAGAGATTCTGGCAGTGGCGGACGTTGTGGAGTCGATGGCGTCGCGCAGGCCGTACAGGGAAGCCCTCGGCATAGATAAAGCCCTCGAAGAAATATCTGAAAAAAAGGGCATTCTTTATAGCCCTCAGGTTGTAGATGCTTGTCTTCGGCTCTTCCGCCAAAGAGGTTTCACCTTCGACGAAAAGGGCTAA
- a CDS encoding pyridoxal phosphate-dependent aminotransferase — MSGRNNILLTGKAKRIGPFYVMELLEQAREIERKGAKIVHLEIGEPDFDTPQAVKRAAIQAIEENRTFYTESLGLPALRQKIAEHYQNAYKVSISPERIIITNGTSGAFLLLSAVLLNRRRNLVLSDPGYPCYRNFGLLADARIAPIPISEDTGFEITEENLRQEGRLPHLMLVANPANPTGTVYNPETLGRLSSYVRKKRGVMVVDEIYSGLTYGDPFRTALSISDDIVVVDGFSKTYAMTGWRLGWVVVPPALVRPMQKVGQNVFISPPTISQYAAMSAFDCVAEVDRMRQIYRERRDFLLPELRRIGFSVPVEPKGAFYIYAGIERWKLDSMRFVEKALHEAGVALTPGYDFGNFRADSHVRFSFANSLEQLKEGCRRLEAWLQNI; from the coding sequence ATGAGCGGCCGGAACAACATACTGTTGACCGGGAAGGCGAAGAGGATAGGGCCTTTCTATGTCATGGAACTCTTGGAGCAAGCGCGCGAGATAGAGCGCAAAGGAGCAAAGATCGTCCATCTGGAAATAGGTGAGCCTGATTTCGACACGCCTCAAGCGGTGAAGAGAGCCGCTATCCAGGCGATAGAGGAGAACCGGACCTTTTACACGGAAAGCCTTGGGCTTCCCGCGCTCCGCCAAAAGATTGCCGAACACTATCAAAACGCCTACAAGGTGTCCATCTCACCGGAACGCATCATTATTACGAACGGCACTTCAGGTGCGTTCCTCCTCTTGTCGGCAGTGCTGCTGAACAGGAGAAGGAATCTTGTGCTATCAGACCCCGGATATCCCTGTTACAGGAATTTTGGCCTGCTCGCCGATGCCCGCATTGCTCCCATACCTATCTCTGAGGATACGGGATTCGAGATCACAGAAGAGAATCTTCGGCAAGAGGGAAGGCTGCCCCATCTCATGCTGGTTGCCAACCCGGCGAATCCGACCGGCACAGTCTACAATCCCGAAACGCTGGGTCGGCTCTCGTCGTACGTCCGGAAGAAAAGAGGCGTCATGGTGGTGGATGAAATTTATTCAGGACTTACGTACGGAGACCCATTTCGCACGGCGCTTTCGATTTCAGATGATATTGTGGTTGTGGATGGCTTTTCGAAAACCTATGCCATGACAGGTTGGCGGCTGGGGTGGGTAGTTGTTCCGCCGGCGCTTGTCCGTCCTATGCAGAAGGTTGGGCAGAATGTCTTCATCTCGCCTCCTACGATTTCCCAGTACGCGGCCATGAGCGCTTTCGACTGTGTGGCGGAAGTGGACCGAATGAGGCAAATTTACCGGGAGAGGCGAGATTTTCTCCTGCCGGAATTGAGGAGAATTGGCTTCTCAGTGCCTGTTGAGCCCAAAGGAGCTTTCTATATCTACGCGGGAATCGAGCGATGGAAGCTCGACAGCATGCGCTTTGTGGAAAAAGCGCTTCATGAGGCCGGGGTGGCGCTCACGCCGGGGTACGATTTCGGGAACTTCAGGGCAGATTCCCATGTCCGTTTTTCTTTTGCAAATAGCCTGGAGCAGCTCAAAGAAGGTTGCCGCAGGCTTGAAGCATGGCTGCAGAATATTTAA
- a CDS encoding ammonia-forming cytochrome c nitrite reductase subunit c552, with amino-acid sequence MRGKGIGSIVIALTVVSLLTSGAAGAEGKTAKGKQLNIAECYECHGVVKELHAAGKHAKVQCGSCHSGLEKHLANPGPDTRPVTNTAWEACGQCHKEQYASFTKVSMHRPARDEKSQLTNRSPNPFWDKLMMGHGFTKEHNLTRSHSYALVDQFVVDRAFGGRFEPKKGWNYILEKGKVWDVLQDKEPSTNVQKPFKPQTATAANPVCFQCKSQDQILDWAYRGEPGKGAKWSRTSSPVEMARNLQHSLNCFMCHDPHAARPRIVRDALIEALTQPDGDTLWHKDPKRTGIRVLDMGERGFTRKIALLEKYDSRLLCGQCHVEYNCNPGYDPRNPDLSTPSVTMADPRTNHFPYKDVLGLYDHYKNKISFLDWKHALTGGLLWKAQHPESETHYNSVHAKAGVQCDDCHTPRIKDKKTGKTYTSHFAVTPRVQLKETCLKCHKYWNEEQARYSIDSIKAYTKGRMRKAEFWLCALIDAIVEAKKSGIDAESIAKAQDQHLRAHVLWEYWTAENSDGFHNPELARESLTRSMDESQKGIAILQQAAAKK; translated from the coding sequence ATGAGGGGGAAGGGTATTGGCAGTATCGTCATCGCATTGACTGTCGTCAGCCTGTTGACATCAGGAGCAGCGGGCGCCGAAGGTAAGACAGCGAAAGGAAAGCAGCTGAACATTGCCGAATGCTACGAATGTCATGGCGTGGTAAAAGAGCTCCACGCCGCGGGCAAGCACGCAAAAGTGCAGTGCGGAAGCTGCCACAGCGGACTGGAAAAACATCTGGCCAATCCCGGGCCCGACACAAGGCCGGTGACAAACACGGCGTGGGAGGCGTGCGGTCAATGCCACAAGGAGCAGTACGCCAGTTTCACGAAGGTCTCGATGCATCGTCCTGCCAGAGACGAAAAATCGCAGCTGACCAACAGATCACCCAATCCTTTCTGGGATAAGCTCATGATGGGGCACGGTTTTACCAAGGAGCATAATCTGACCAGGAGCCATTCGTACGCGCTCGTTGATCAGTTCGTGGTGGACAGAGCTTTCGGTGGTAGATTCGAACCGAAGAAGGGTTGGAATTATATACTTGAAAAAGGCAAGGTATGGGACGTGCTTCAGGACAAGGAGCCCTCCACCAATGTGCAGAAGCCGTTCAAGCCACAGACTGCGACAGCGGCCAACCCGGTCTGTTTTCAGTGCAAGTCCCAGGATCAGATCCTTGACTGGGCGTACAGGGGGGAGCCCGGCAAAGGGGCTAAATGGTCGAGAACATCGTCTCCAGTGGAGATGGCCCGGAACCTACAACATAGTCTCAACTGCTTCATGTGCCACGACCCGCACGCTGCCAGGCCGAGGATCGTTCGAGACGCGCTGATCGAGGCGTTGACACAGCCGGACGGAGATACCCTGTGGCACAAGGATCCGAAGAGAACGGGTATCAGGGTGCTCGATATGGGGGAGAGGGGCTTCACGAGAAAAATAGCACTGCTCGAGAAATACGATTCCAGGCTGCTCTGCGGCCAGTGCCATGTCGAATACAACTGTAACCCCGGCTACGATCCGAGGAATCCTGATCTGTCTACCCCTTCCGTCACCATGGCAGACCCGCGGACAAATCATTTCCCGTACAAGGATGTGCTGGGTCTTTATGACCATTACAAGAATAAGATCAGCTTTCTTGACTGGAAGCATGCGTTAACAGGCGGGCTTTTGTGGAAAGCACAGCATCCGGAAAGCGAGACTCATTACAATTCCGTGCACGCGAAGGCGGGCGTGCAGTGCGATGACTGTCATACGCCGAGGATTAAAGACAAAAAGACCGGAAAGACGTACACGTCTCATTTTGCAGTCACCCCGAGGGTGCAGCTTAAGGAGACATGCCTGAAATGTCACAAGTACTGGAACGAAGAACAGGCGAGATACTCGATCGACTCAATCAAGGCTTACACAAAAGGAAGAATGAGAAAGGCCGAGTTCTGGCTATGTGCTCTGATTGATGCGATTGTTGAGGCGAAGAAATCGGGCATTGACGCAGAATCAATAGCAAAAGCCCAGGATCAGCACCTGAGAGCGCACGTGCTGTGGGAGTACTGGACTGCAGAGAACTCCGACGGGTTTCACAATCCTGAACTGGCCCGGGAATCCCTCACGCGAAGCATGGATGAATCACAGAAGGGCATAGCCATTCTCCAGCAGGCAGCGGCCAAGAAATAG
- a CDS encoding Crp/Fnr family transcriptional regulator, giving the protein MNVPLFKGLPSTQIEQLASIASYKAYRKGERVFSEGEEASGFYVVIFGRVKIAKLAPDGKEQILHIIQMQEPFGEVAVFAGERFPANAEAMEDSRILFLERDAFIRLIRKEPSVAMNMLALLSRRLRQFSSLIENLSLKDVPARLSSYLLYMSQYQGDSNLLELDVSKTLLANSLGTIPETLSRILAKMTQGGLIEVDGRRIRLLNRRVLEEVAAGRRTVM; this is encoded by the coding sequence GTGAATGTACCCCTTTTCAAGGGGTTGCCGTCCACGCAGATAGAGCAGCTGGCTTCTATTGCTTCGTATAAGGCATATCGAAAAGGCGAACGCGTCTTTTCCGAAGGGGAGGAAGCGAGCGGGTTTTACGTTGTCATTTTCGGGCGCGTGAAGATCGCAAAGCTTGCGCCTGATGGAAAAGAGCAGATTCTCCACATTATCCAGATGCAGGAGCCTTTCGGAGAAGTGGCTGTGTTTGCCGGCGAACGCTTTCCCGCGAATGCGGAAGCCATGGAAGACTCGAGGATTCTCTTCTTGGAGAGAGATGCCTTCATTCGCCTCATCAGGAAAGAACCATCCGTGGCCATGAATATGTTGGCCCTGCTTTCCCGCCGCCTCAGGCAGTTCAGCAGTCTGATAGAGAACCTGTCGCTCAAGGATGTTCCGGCCCGCCTTTCATCTTACCTGCTCTACATGAGCCAGTACCAGGGGGATAGCAATCTCCTGGAACTCGATGTCTCAAAAACCTTGCTGGCGAATTCTCTGGGCACCATTCCGGAGACGCTCTCCCGCATCCTGGCCAAGATGACGCAGGGAGGGCTTATCGAAGTAGATGGCAGGCGCATCAGGCTTCTCAATCGACGTGTGCTTGAGGAGGTAGCTGCGGGCAGGAGAACAGTTATGTAA